Proteins encoded together in one Campylobacter concisus window:
- a CDS encoding Dps family protein, translating into MSKVILQLNTIQADANALYIKFHDLHWNVKGIQFFSVHEYTEKAYEDMSEIFDDAAERALMLGGRPIVKAEELAKVAHIKHEPKESYTPTEVLDIVLADYKHLLGEFKKLDELAEGDTTTQMYAQDQIAKFEKAIWMLNATLGK; encoded by the coding sequence ATGTCAAAAGTTATTTTACAGTTAAACACAATTCAGGCTGATGCAAACGCACTTTATATCAAATTTCATGATCTTCACTGGAATGTAAAAGGTATTCAATTTTTTAGCGTCCACGAGTATACCGAAAAAGCTTATGAGGATATGAGTGAGATTTTTGATGACGCAGCTGAGAGAGCTCTTATGCTTGGCGGCAGACCTATCGTCAAGGCTGAGGAGCTAGCAAAAGTCGCTCACATAAAACACGAGCCAAAAGAGAGCTACACTCCGACTGAGGTTTTGGATATTGTTTTGGCTGATTACAAGCACCTTTTGGGCGAGTTTAAAAAGCTTGATGAGCTTGCAGAGGGTGACACAACAACTCAGATGTACGCACAAGATCAAATAGCTAAATTTGAAAAAGCCATCTGGATGCTAAACGCAACACTTGGTAAATAA
- a CDS encoding hydrogenase-4 component G, with amino-acid sequence MQISQIVSSYNTSSVKENVKSEISLHKDEKEVSKKQPEVSNLSAKEISNSYFLQYQKDITQNASSNLLAQGGLNFSVPENLSDILSGLDLAGIGYNGKALGELSSDEASELVSENGFFGIANTADRIAGFVLNGAGDDVEKLKAGREGVANGFEDAKKIWGGELPEISQKTIEKTLEALDKKIAELGGNVLNVSA; translated from the coding sequence ATGCAAATCAGTCAAATCGTAAGCTCATACAACACTTCAAGTGTAAAAGAAAATGTAAAATCAGAAATTTCGCTTCATAAAGATGAAAAAGAGGTTTCTAAAAAGCAGCCTGAGGTTTCAAATTTAAGCGCAAAAGAGATATCAAATAGCTACTTTTTGCAGTATCAAAAAGATATTACTCAAAATGCTAGCTCAAATTTACTAGCCCAAGGTGGTCTAAACTTTAGTGTGCCTGAAAATTTATCAGACATTTTATCTGGACTCGATCTAGCAGGTATCGGCTATAACGGCAAAGCTCTAGGAGAGCTAAGTAGTGATGAGGCGAGCGAGCTAGTTAGTGAAAATGGCTTTTTTGGCATCGCAAATACGGCTGATAGGATAGCTGGTTTTGTGCTAAATGGCGCAGGTGATGATGTGGAGAAGCTAAAAGCTGGTAGAGAGGGCGTGGCAAATGGTTTTGAGGATGCAAAGAAAATTTGGGGCGGAGAGCTTCCTGAAATTTCACAAAAGACTATCGAAAAGACTCTTGAGGCGCTCGATAAAAAGATCGCTGAGCTTGGCGGTAACGTCTTAAACGTATCAGCCTAA
- a CDS encoding rhodanese-like domain-containing protein, protein MKKILLLGAVCCMLSADVKTVNISPDEIKKYDQIVDIRTPSEWQETGIIASAKTITFDPSNKSAFLDELSKAVDIKKPIALVCRSGRRSTAAAAAIDSTDLKIINLDGGMSSLIEQGYKTTPYKK, encoded by the coding sequence ATGAAAAAAATTTTACTTTTAGGAGCTGTTTGTTGTATGTTGTCAGCTGATGTTAAAACTGTTAATATAAGCCCAGATGAGATCAAAAAATATGATCAGATCGTTGATATTAGAACTCCATCTGAATGGCAAGAGACTGGCATCATAGCTAGTGCTAAGACCATCACTTTTGATCCAAGTAACAAGAGTGCATTTTTAGATGAGCTTTCAAAGGCGGTTGATATCAAAAAGCCTATCGCTCTTGTTTGTAGAAGTGGTAGAAGAAGCACAGCAGCAGCTGCAGCGATAGATAGCACAGATCTTAAGATTATAAATTTAGATGGTGGCATGAGTAGTTTGATCGAACAAGGCTACAAAACTACACCTTATAAAAAATAG
- the fusA gene encoding elongation factor G, with the protein MAERKTPLHKVRNIGIAAHIDAGKTTTSERILFFTGMSHKIGEVHDGAATMDWMEQEKERGITITSAATTAFWKGYQVNLIDTPGHVDFTIEVERSMRVLDGAVAVFCSVGGVQPQSETVWRQANKYHVPRIVFVNKMDRIGANFFRVEEQIRERLKANPVPIQIPIGAEDNFKGVVDLVRMKAYVWNDEKKPTDYVEEEIPAEVKEKAEEYRAKLIEAVSETDDSLMEKFFAGEELTEEEIKKGIKAGCLRMTITPMLCGTAFKNKGIQPLLDAVVDYLPAPDEIAAINGVYEDGTEVTVESTDDGEFAALAFKIMTDPFVGQLTFIRVYRGSLESGSYAYNTVQDCKERIGRLLKMHSNKREEITELFAGEIGAVVGLKNTLTGDTLASEKDKVILERMDFPEPVISVAVEPKTKADQEKMAIALQKLAQEDPSFRVSTDEESGQTIISGMGELHLEIIVDRMLREFKVDAEVGQPQVAYRETIRKAVEQEYKYAKQSGGRGQYGHVFLRIEPLPAASGFEFVNDIKGGVVPKEYIPAVEKGCKEALQSGVLAGYPVEDVKVTLFDGSYHEVDSSEMAFKLAASMGFKEGARKAGAVILEPMMKVEVETPEEYMGDVIGDLNKRRGQVNSMDDRNGIKIIAAYCPLAQMFGYSTDLRSMTQGRATYSMEFDHYEEVPKNVSEEIIKKRNG; encoded by the coding sequence ATGGCAGAGAGAAAAACGCCTTTACATAAGGTAAGAAATATCGGTATTGCGGCTCACATTGATGCTGGAAAGACAACTACTAGTGAGAGAATTTTGTTCTTCACTGGTATGAGCCATAAGATAGGTGAGGTTCATGATGGCGCTGCTACTATGGACTGGATGGAGCAAGAAAAAGAGCGTGGTATTACTATTACATCAGCTGCAACTACGGCGTTTTGGAAGGGCTACCAAGTAAACCTAATCGACACTCCGGGACACGTTGACTTTACTATTGAAGTTGAGCGTTCTATGCGTGTTCTTGACGGTGCTGTTGCGGTATTTTGTTCTGTTGGTGGTGTTCAGCCACAGTCTGAAACTGTTTGGAGACAAGCAAATAAATATCACGTACCAAGAATCGTTTTTGTTAATAAAATGGACAGAATTGGTGCAAATTTTTTTAGAGTTGAAGAGCAGATCAGAGAAAGACTAAAAGCAAATCCAGTACCTATCCAAATTCCTATTGGTGCAGAGGACAACTTTAAAGGTGTGGTTGATCTTGTAAGAATGAAAGCATACGTTTGGAATGACGAGAAAAAGCCAACTGACTATGTAGAAGAAGAAATTCCAGCTGAAGTTAAAGAAAAAGCTGAAGAATACCGCGCAAAACTAATCGAAGCTGTTTCTGAGACAGACGATAGCTTGATGGAGAAATTCTTTGCAGGCGAAGAACTAACTGAAGAAGAGATCAAAAAAGGTATAAAAGCAGGCTGCTTAAGAATGACTATCACACCTATGCTTTGCGGAACTGCGTTTAAAAACAAAGGTATCCAACCTCTACTTGACGCAGTAGTTGATTATTTACCAGCTCCAGATGAGATCGCAGCAATAAATGGTGTTTATGAAGATGGCACTGAAGTGACTGTTGAAAGTACAGATGATGGCGAATTTGCCGCTCTTGCGTTTAAAATTATGACTGACCCATTTGTTGGACAGCTGACATTTATCCGTGTTTATAGAGGAAGCCTTGAAAGTGGTAGCTATGCTTACAACACAGTTCAAGACTGCAAAGAGAGAATCGGCCGCTTACTAAAAATGCACTCAAATAAACGTGAAGAGATTACTGAGCTTTTCGCTGGTGAAATCGGCGCTGTTGTTGGTCTAAAAAATACTCTAACAGGCGATACTCTTGCAAGTGAAAAAGATAAAGTTATCCTTGAGAGAATGGACTTCCCAGAGCCAGTTATCAGTGTCGCGGTTGAGCCAAAAACAAAAGCAGATCAAGAAAAAATGGCGATCGCTCTTCAAAAACTAGCTCAAGAAGATCCAAGCTTTAGAGTTAGCACTGACGAAGAGAGCGGACAAACTATCATTAGTGGTATGGGTGAGCTTCACCTTGAGATCATTGTCGATCGTATGCTTCGTGAATTTAAAGTTGATGCTGAAGTTGGTCAACCACAAGTTGCTTACCGCGAGACTATCCGTAAGGCAGTTGAACAAGAGTATAAGTATGCTAAACAATCAGGTGGTCGTGGTCAATATGGTCACGTATTCTTACGTATCGAGCCACTTCCAGCTGCTAGCGGATTTGAATTTGTTAACGACATCAAAGGTGGTGTTGTTCCAAAAGAGTACATCCCAGCTGTTGAAAAAGGTTGTAAAGAAGCGCTTCAAAGTGGTGTTCTTGCAGGATATCCAGTTGAAGATGTTAAAGTTACACTTTTTGATGGTAGCTACCACGAAGTTGACTCATCTGAAATGGCATTTAAGCTTGCTGCTTCTATGGGCTTTAAAGAGGGCGCTAGAAAAGCAGGTGCGGTTATCCTTGAGCCTATGATGAAAGTTGAAGTTGAGACTCCAGAAGAGTATATGGGTGATGTTATCGGTGACCTTAATAAGCGCCGTGGCCAAGTAAATTCAATGGATGATAGAAATGGTATAAAAATCATTGCAGCTTATTGTCCACTTGCTCAAATGTTTGGCTACTCAACAGATCTTCGCTCAATGACTCAAGGTCGTGCGACTTACTCTATGGAATTTGATCACTACGAAGAAGTTCCTAAAAACGTAAGTGAAGAGATCATTAAAAAGAGAAATGGCTAA
- a CDS encoding thioredoxin reductase, producing MAKQKNIKKIKHSSINYINKPREDAENLQIENNSINKKFMLVSLALVVVVAAIIYFKGKSHDTYSVMALNGREVKIDKKTNLIVAKKNDERQLAPEAAAQLVIDSRQILNSSPYRHYEPEYYDTKSDYESFKKWLDISYLSNSTKISPWTKSEKAYFESLKTRKERYAYLVKRSNLKCAMIHIPDDAIGSMGLEEKDSDPLYKKLYENVKNGSAKTYFFEGEWAICAGMFGRPSDFLGGSQEGFKARRFQKLFLAAQLGEVGTLEYLGDRFKYSTYQMGLNKNLKKLEEFEKLSNNPPLDEFGMIPYLDEIVGNYFVMDFNRKGVAAMPDDSFYQQLLKIIEDEKELKDPRDIDANETTREEFVKYVNKNIGSYQYKFEEYGFSDLWEYREMEDFIDTTILGSLVMSLTPPEGYPNAPYYNTPEELTRLYEAGKLDKKLNPLIPVMYRDSFPKDLRRKILRYAKEHNITD from the coding sequence ATGGCAAAACAAAAAAATATAAAAAAAATAAAACATTCGTCTATAAACTACATAAATAAGCCAAGAGAAGATGCAGAAAATCTGCAAATCGAAAATAACAGCATTAATAAAAAATTTATGCTTGTTAGTTTGGCTCTAGTTGTGGTGGTAGCGGCAATAATATATTTTAAGGGAAAAAGCCATGATACTTATAGTGTTATGGCACTTAACGGCAGGGAAGTAAAAATAGATAAGAAAACAAATTTGATAGTCGCTAAAAAGAACGATGAAAGGCAATTAGCCCCAGAAGCTGCAGCCCAACTAGTCATAGACTCTCGCCAGATATTAAACTCGTCTCCGTATAGACACTATGAGCCAGAGTACTATGATACAAAGAGCGATTATGAGTCATTTAAAAAATGGCTAGACATAAGCTATCTTTCAAACTCTACTAAAATTTCACCTTGGACAAAGTCAGAAAAAGCCTACTTTGAGAGCTTAAAGACTAGAAAAGAGAGATATGCATACTTGGTAAAAAGAAGCAATCTAAAATGCGCAATGATACACATACCTGATGATGCCATAGGTTCAATGGGCTTAGAAGAAAAAGATAGTGATCCATTGTATAAGAAACTCTATGAAAACGTTAAGAATGGTAGCGCAAAGACATATTTCTTTGAAGGAGAGTGGGCTATATGTGCTGGAATGTTTGGAAGACCAAGTGATTTTTTAGGTGGTAGCCAAGAGGGATTTAAGGCAAGGAGATTTCAAAAACTTTTCTTGGCGGCTCAACTAGGAGAGGTGGGAACTCTAGAATATTTGGGTGATCGTTTTAAATACTCCACATACCAAATGGGTCTTAACAAAAATTTAAAGAAACTAGAGGAATTTGAAAAACTTTCTAATAATCCTCCACTAGACGAATTTGGCATGATACCTTATCTTGATGAGATAGTTGGTAACTACTTTGTGATGGATTTTAATAGAAAAGGTGTGGCAGCAATGCCAGACGACTCCTTTTATCAGCAGCTGTTGAAGATTATAGAGGATGAAAAAGAGCTAAAAGATCCAAGAGATATTGATGCAAACGAGACTACAAGGGAAGAATTTGTAAAGTATGTCAATAAAAATATAGGATCATATCAATATAAATTTGAAGAGTATGGCTTTTCAGATCTATGGGAGTATAGGGAAATGGAGGATTTTATAGATACAACCATCTTGGGCTCTTTGGTGATGTCATTAACGCCACCAGAGGGATATCCTAATGCACCGTACTACAACACACCAGAAGAGCTAACAAGACTATATGAGGCTGGTAAACTAGATAAGAAACTAAATCCTCTTATCCCTGTAATGTACAGAGATAGTTTTCCAAAAGATCTTAGACGAAAGATACTAAGATACGCAAAAGAGCATAATATAACGGACTAA
- a CDS encoding tRNA 2-selenouridine synthase, with protein sequence MKFTRVMFLLLTSLFLIACSVNQTYNNISVSELRKLAKKHGGVYVFNQKFIDEIEKREAERKEMSKILGDKISSNPRKIKQGDKFVTIYDVNMTLINEKLPQILSNGKPYYTLRTYRKAVKLSKEYVNKVIDYIGQDDYSKFMPDISVWSFYLDDNDNIVPIELTVTYDYEVKIYGLFGDEGRGFYMSRKESRYVPGGNKFILTNDKFEKVNKNE encoded by the coding sequence ATGAAATTTACTAGAGTTATGTTTTTGCTACTAACAAGCTTATTTTTAATAGCCTGTTCTGTAAATCAAACATATAACAATATAAGTGTTTCTGAGTTAAGAAAATTAGCTAAGAAACACGGTGGAGTTTATGTGTTTAATCAGAAATTTATTGATGAGATAGAAAAAAGAGAAGCTGAAAGAAAAGAGATGAGTAAAATACTAGGCGATAAGATAAGTTCAAATCCTAGAAAAATAAAACAAGGAGATAAATTTGTAACTATATATGATGTAAATATGACATTGATAAATGAAAAACTTCCCCAAATCCTCTCAAATGGCAAGCCATACTATACTCTTAGAACTTATCGTAAAGCTGTAAAATTATCAAAGGAATATGTTAATAAGGTGATAGACTATATAGGTCAAGATGATTATTCTAAATTTATGCCAGATATTAGTGTCTGGTCTTTTTATCTTGATGACAACGACAATATAGTGCCTATCGAACTCACAGTGACATATGACTATGAGGTTAAAATATATGGGCTATTTGGTGATGAAGGTAGAGGCTTTTATATGTCAAGAAAAGAGTCAAGATATGTGCCAGGCGGAAATAAATTTATCCTTACTAACGATAAATTTGAAAAAGTAAATAAAAATGAGTGA